The proteins below are encoded in one region of Pseudoduganella armeniaca:
- a CDS encoding esterase-like activity of phytase family protein: protein MHQSSLRTSSIILAAIAAVALGACGGDGPAGSEPVSVPTLIGFASLPADSYVDGPTSGNYISGADYTSATATYGYTLPFANKQPMQGFSALANGPAAGCFYVMQDNGFGSKPASPNALLHVYAMKPDWVSGKVTPANFATCDSLAGFDGTSYMRLRDPDRKLGFAIVADGATYPGTTQSGAVLPVDPAIKAGRLLTGGDLDLESMVIDADGNFWFGDEFGPFLVKTDRTGKVLAKAVPLPNTLKLGSNPLIQSPSNPNLGTATANLPNSGGFESMTINPARTRIYTLLEKDVAGDTDPQRRILNVFDIASNAYLPVAYSYRVGAGSYVNAAGATVPEIFSVNDITAINDHEFLVVEKDRGAGDARAGFPASGADRVAARVKKIYKIDLNKVDANGYLVKEELVDLMRIADPRKLGGAATIDGIFTFPMECVEAVRIVDRSTLMLVNDNNYPGGSGSRKRNRPDDDEFILVRLPAPLNVQ, encoded by the coding sequence ATGCACCAGTCCAGCCTCCGCACGTCCTCCATCATCCTTGCCGCCATTGCAGCCGTCGCCTTGGGCGCCTGCGGCGGCGACGGCCCCGCCGGTTCCGAACCGGTTTCCGTTCCGACCCTGATCGGTTTCGCCAGCCTGCCGGCCGACTCCTATGTCGACGGTCCCACCAGCGGCAATTACATCAGTGGCGCCGACTACACCAGCGCCACCGCGACTTACGGCTACACGCTGCCGTTCGCGAACAAGCAACCGATGCAGGGCTTCTCGGCGCTGGCCAACGGCCCGGCCGCCGGCTGCTTCTACGTCATGCAGGACAATGGCTTCGGCAGCAAGCCGGCCTCGCCGAACGCGCTGCTGCACGTGTATGCAATGAAGCCCGACTGGGTCAGCGGCAAGGTCACCCCGGCCAACTTCGCCACCTGCGACAGCCTGGCAGGCTTCGACGGCACCAGTTATATGCGCCTGCGCGACCCGGACCGCAAGCTGGGCTTCGCCATCGTGGCCGACGGCGCCACCTATCCCGGCACCACGCAGTCGGGTGCCGTGCTGCCGGTGGACCCGGCGATCAAGGCGGGCCGCCTGCTGACGGGCGGCGATCTCGACCTGGAATCGATGGTGATCGACGCCGACGGTAATTTCTGGTTCGGCGACGAATTCGGCCCGTTCCTCGTCAAGACCGACCGCACCGGCAAGGTGCTGGCCAAGGCCGTGCCGCTGCCGAACACGCTCAAATTGGGCAGCAATCCGCTGATCCAGTCGCCCAGCAACCCGAACCTGGGCACGGCCACGGCCAACCTGCCGAATTCGGGCGGCTTCGAGAGCATGACGATCAACCCCGCGCGCACCCGCATCTACACGCTGCTGGAAAAGGACGTTGCTGGCGACACCGATCCGCAGCGCCGCATCCTGAACGTGTTCGACATCGCCAGCAACGCCTACCTGCCGGTCGCGTATTCCTACCGCGTGGGGGCGGGCAGCTACGTCAACGCCGCCGGCGCGACCGTGCCGGAGATTTTCAGCGTCAACGACATCACGGCCATTAACGACCACGAGTTCCTCGTCGTCGAGAAGGACCGCGGCGCCGGCGACGCGCGTGCCGGCTTCCCGGCCAGCGGCGCCGATCGCGTGGCCGCGCGCGTCAAGAAGATCTACAAGATCGACCTGAACAAGGTGGACGCAAACGGCTACCTGGTCAAGGAAGAACTGGTGGACCTGATGCGCATCGCCGACCCGCGCAAGCTGGGTGGCGCCGCCACGATCGACGGCATCTTCACGTTCCCGATGGAGTGCGTGGAAGCGGTACGCATCGTCGACCGCTCCACCTTGATGCTCGTCAACGACAACAACTACCCGGGTGGTTCCGGCTCGCGCAAGCGCAACCGGCCCGATGACGACGAGTTCATTCTGGTGCGCTTGCCGGCGCCGCTGAACGTGCAGTAA
- the rbsD gene encoding D-ribose pyranase: MKKGPVLNIALSQLIASLGHGDMVVIGDAGLPVPPGVPLIDLALTHGVPGFLQTLTTVLAEMQVERHVLAEELAGKNMKVAAGIAALHLPERGSVPHEEFKRLSAKARAVVRTGECTPYANIILVAGVTF, translated from the coding sequence ATGAAAAAAGGCCCCGTCCTCAATATCGCGCTGTCGCAGCTGATCGCCTCGCTGGGCCATGGCGACATGGTCGTCATCGGCGACGCCGGCCTGCCGGTGCCGCCTGGCGTACCGCTGATCGACCTGGCCCTGACCCATGGCGTGCCGGGCTTCCTGCAGACCCTGACCACGGTGCTGGCCGAGATGCAGGTCGAGCGCCACGTGCTGGCCGAGGAGCTGGCTGGCAAGAACATGAAGGTGGCTGCCGGGATCGCCGCGCTCCACCTGCCCGAGCGCGGCAGCGTGCCGCACGAGGAGTTCAAGCGCCTCAGCGCCAAGGCGCGCGCGGTCGTCCGGACCGGCGAATGCACGCCGTACGCCAACATCATCCTGGTCGCCGGTGTCACGTTCTGA
- the rbsK gene encoding ribokinase, with product MIVVIGSINMDLVLRVARMPLPGETLTGGAFRTIPGGKGANQAVACARLGRTPVAMVGCVGDDAFGATLRTALATDGIDVSHVSVLPGVATGVASILVDAQGQNSIVIAGGANDLLTPALVDAALPLIARASIVVLQLETPLDTVRHAIAVAHGLGKTVVLNPAPAATLPAGVLAQVDYLVPNEIEAAMLLGADTAVQPAAAALRAAGCGNVLVTLGAKGVHASLADGSHDFPACAVDAVDTTAAGDTFIGGFVAALAAGADPASAIDLGQRAAAIGVTRHGAQTSIPYLNELEPT from the coding sequence ATGATCGTCGTCATCGGCAGTATCAATATGGACCTCGTCCTGCGCGTGGCGCGCATGCCGCTGCCGGGCGAAACGCTGACCGGCGGCGCCTTCCGCACCATCCCCGGCGGCAAGGGCGCCAACCAGGCCGTGGCCTGCGCGCGCCTGGGCCGCACCCCCGTGGCGATGGTCGGCTGCGTCGGCGACGATGCCTTCGGCGCGACCTTGCGCACGGCGCTTGCCACGGACGGCATCGACGTCAGCCACGTCAGCGTGCTGCCGGGCGTGGCCACCGGCGTCGCCTCGATCCTGGTGGACGCGCAGGGCCAGAACAGCATCGTCATCGCCGGCGGCGCCAACGACCTGCTCACACCGGCCCTGGTGGATGCCGCGCTGCCGCTGATCGCACGCGCCAGCATCGTGGTGCTGCAACTGGAAACGCCGCTGGACACGGTACGCCACGCCATCGCCGTGGCCCATGGCCTGGGCAAGACGGTGGTGCTCAATCCGGCCCCGGCAGCCACGCTGCCGGCGGGCGTGCTGGCCCAGGTGGACTACCTGGTGCCGAACGAGATCGAGGCGGCCATGCTGCTGGGCGCGGATACCGCCGTGCAGCCAGCGGCCGCCGCGCTGCGCGCCGCGGGTTGCGGCAACGTGCTGGTCACGCTGGGCGCCAAGGGCGTGCACGCATCGCTGGCGGACGGCAGCCACGACTTCCCCGCGTGCGCCGTCGATGCCGTCGACACGACCGCCGCCGGCGATACCTTCATCGGCGGCTTCGTCGCCGCGCTGGCGGCCGGCGCCGATCCGGCCAGCGCCATCGACCTGGGCCAGCGCGCCGCCGCCATCGGCGTCACGCGCCACGGCGCCCAGACCTCCATCCCTTACCTGAACGAGCTGGAACCCACATGA
- a CDS encoding LacI family DNA-binding transcriptional regulator translates to MATIKEVAQAAGVSYTTVSHVLNDTRPVSPAARERVLAAAAALHYVPSALARSLRSQSTGTIGMIIPNNSNPYFSEVARGIEDTCYAAGYSVILCNSDDDPAKQRDYLNVLLTKRCDGLIMAALAQTDAELLRQRRVPAVFIDRAPAGLEYDVVGVDNLAGGELAGQHLLALGRRRIGCIGGPRELEVSEQRIAGLRRALAGALDEALCETADFSSAGGYAAALRLLARPAAQRPDALFCCNDMMAIGALRAAAELGIAVPLELAVVGFDDIDLAQFVHPPLSSVSQGTRALGNITATCLLERIATPDRPPQRRRLVPVLNVRGSSVADARPSPLTSPGTSP, encoded by the coding sequence ATGGCAACCATCAAGGAAGTGGCGCAGGCGGCCGGGGTGTCCTACACCACCGTTTCGCACGTGCTGAACGACACCCGCCCGGTCAGCCCGGCCGCGCGCGAGCGCGTGCTGGCCGCCGCCGCCGCGCTGCATTACGTGCCCAGTGCGCTGGCCCGCTCGCTGCGCAGCCAGAGCACGGGCACGATCGGCATGATCATCCCCAACAACAGCAACCCGTACTTTTCCGAGGTGGCGCGCGGCATCGAGGATACCTGCTACGCGGCCGGCTACAGCGTCATCCTGTGCAATTCGGACGACGATCCGGCCAAGCAGCGCGACTACCTGAACGTGCTGCTGACCAAGCGCTGCGATGGCCTGATCATGGCGGCGCTGGCCCAGACCGACGCCGAACTGCTGCGCCAGCGGCGCGTGCCGGCCGTGTTCATCGACCGCGCGCCGGCGGGGCTGGAATACGACGTGGTCGGCGTCGACAACCTGGCCGGCGGCGAGCTGGCCGGCCAGCACCTGCTGGCGCTCGGGCGCCGGCGCATCGGCTGCATCGGCGGGCCGCGCGAGCTGGAGGTGTCCGAGCAGCGGATCGCCGGCCTGCGCCGCGCGCTGGCCGGCGCGCTCGATGAGGCCTTGTGCGAGACGGCGGACTTCAGCAGCGCCGGCGGTTACGCGGCGGCGCTGCGCCTGCTGGCGCGGCCGGCGGCGCAGCGTCCCGACGCGCTGTTCTGCTGTAACGACATGATGGCGATCGGCGCGCTGCGCGCCGCCGCCGAACTGGGCATCGCCGTGCCCCTGGAACTCGCCGTGGTCGGCTTCGACGATATCGACCTGGCCCAGTTCGTCCACCCGCCCCTGAGCAGCGTATCGCAGGGCACCCGCGCGCTGGGCAATATCACGGCGACCTGCCTGCTCGAACGCATCGCCACGCCGGACCGGCCGCCGCAGCGGCGCCGCCTCGTCCCTGTTCTCAACGTGCGCGGTTCCAGCGTGGCCGACGCGCGCCCATCACCCCTTACCTCACCAGGAACTTCGCCATGA
- a CDS encoding ABC transporter permease produces MPTTYLKRGMADLKNYAGLIGALVLMCCLFAYLSENFLTLSTLGTLANDIPTLVVMAVGMTFILIVGGIDLSVGSVMALAASFLSMATVRWGWPVYLASLLGLLVGALCGLVTGMISVHWRIPSFIVSLGVLEMARGAAYQVTDSRTEYIGSAVDGISAPIFLGMSPAFLTAIAVTVIGQLVLTKTVLGRQWIGIGTNEEAVRLSGINPRPAKILVFALMGLLSGLGALFQVSRLEAADPNGGVGMELQVIAAVVIGGTSLMGGRGSVYATFIGVLIISVLEAGLAQIGVSEPMKRIVTGLVIVAAVVLDTYRRRGERA; encoded by the coding sequence ATGCCTACTACCTACCTGAAACGCGGCATGGCCGACCTGAAGAACTATGCGGGCCTGATCGGCGCCTTGGTGCTGATGTGCTGCCTGTTCGCGTACCTGAGCGAGAATTTCCTGACGCTGTCCACCCTCGGCACGCTGGCCAACGACATCCCGACCCTGGTCGTGATGGCGGTCGGCATGACGTTCATCCTGATCGTCGGCGGCATCGACCTGTCGGTCGGCTCCGTGATGGCGCTGGCCGCCTCGTTCCTGTCGATGGCGACCGTGCGCTGGGGCTGGCCGGTCTACCTGGCCAGCCTGCTCGGCCTGCTGGTGGGCGCGCTGTGCGGCCTGGTCACCGGCATGATCTCGGTCCACTGGCGCATCCCGTCGTTCATCGTCTCGCTGGGCGTGCTGGAGATGGCGCGCGGCGCGGCCTACCAGGTCACCGATTCGCGCACCGAATACATCGGCAGCGCCGTCGACGGCATCAGCGCGCCGATCTTCCTGGGCATGTCGCCGGCCTTTCTGACCGCCATCGCGGTCACCGTCATCGGCCAGCTGGTGCTGACCAAGACGGTGCTGGGGCGCCAATGGATCGGCATCGGCACCAACGAGGAGGCAGTGCGCCTGTCCGGCATCAACCCGCGGCCGGCCAAGATCCTGGTGTTCGCCTTGATGGGATTGTTGTCCGGCCTGGGCGCGCTGTTCCAGGTGTCGCGCCTGGAGGCGGCCGACCCGAACGGCGGCGTCGGCATGGAGCTGCAGGTGATCGCCGCCGTCGTCATCGGCGGCACCAGCCTGATGGGCGGGCGCGGCTCCGTCTACGCCACCTTCATCGGCGTGCTGATCATCTCGGTGCTGGAAGCCGGGCTGGCGCAGATCGGCGTCAGCGAACCGATGAAACGCATCGTCACCGGGCTGGTGATCGTCGCCGCCGTGGTCCTCGACACCTACCGCCGCCGCGGCGAGCGCGCTTGA
- a CDS encoding sugar ABC transporter ATP-binding protein: protein MTPDPSARRALLTLAGIGKTYVEPVLRDVSLAVRGGEVLALTGENGAGKSTLSKIICGLEPATQGSMLLDGQPYRPASRSEAEALGIRMVMQELNLIPTLSVAENLYLNQLPHRFGWIDRARLERDARAQMAKVGLADIDPWKPVGELGIGHQQMIEIARNLIGECRLLVLDEPTAMLTHREVELLFEQVARLKAAGVAIVYISHRLEELKRVADRIAVLRDGELVCDDAIGDYSSADLVRLMVGRAADAEIDLSGRTLGAPLLRVRELGRTGVVQPTSFDLRAGEILGIAGLVGSGRTELLRLIFGADRADSGQVFVGADDAAARLDSPGAAVRAGIAMVTEDRKGQGLLLRQSIAVNTTLATLGAVSTAGWIDHDAEHALAGDYIRKLGVRSRDGQQAVGELSGGNQQKVVIARWLHRDCPVMLFDEPTRGIDIGAKFDIYNVLADLARQGKGLVIVSSDLRELMLICDRIAVMSAGRIADTFERGAWSQDQLLAAAFSGYLTQGGAATSDHSTAAA from the coding sequence ATGACCCCAGATCCAAGCGCGCGCCGCGCGCTGCTGACGCTGGCCGGCATCGGCAAGACCTATGTCGAGCCGGTGCTGCGCGACGTCTCGCTGGCCGTGCGCGGCGGCGAAGTGCTGGCACTGACTGGCGAGAACGGCGCCGGCAAGAGCACGCTGTCGAAAATCATCTGCGGCCTGGAGCCGGCCACGCAGGGTAGCATGCTGCTGGACGGTCAACCGTACCGGCCGGCTTCGCGCAGCGAGGCCGAGGCGCTCGGCATCCGCATGGTGATGCAGGAGCTGAACCTGATTCCGACCTTGTCGGTGGCCGAGAACCTGTATTTGAACCAGCTGCCGCACCGCTTCGGCTGGATCGACCGCGCCCGGCTGGAGCGCGACGCCCGCGCCCAGATGGCCAAGGTGGGCCTGGCCGACATCGATCCATGGAAACCTGTCGGGGAGCTCGGCATCGGGCACCAGCAGATGATCGAGATCGCGCGCAACCTGATCGGCGAGTGCCGCCTGCTGGTGCTGGACGAGCCGACTGCGATGCTGACCCACCGCGAGGTCGAACTGCTGTTCGAACAGGTGGCGCGCCTGAAGGCGGCCGGCGTGGCGATCGTCTACATCTCGCACCGGCTGGAAGAACTGAAGCGCGTCGCCGACCGCATCGCCGTGCTGCGTGACGGCGAACTGGTTTGCGACGACGCCATTGGCGATTACAGCAGCGCCGACCTGGTGCGGCTGATGGTGGGCCGCGCGGCCGACGCCGAGATCGACCTGTCCGGGCGCACGCTGGGCGCGCCGCTGCTGCGCGTGCGCGAGCTGGGCCGCACCGGTGTCGTGCAGCCGACCTCGTTCGACCTGCGCGCCGGCGAGATCCTCGGCATCGCCGGCTTGGTCGGCTCGGGCCGCACCGAGCTGCTGCGCCTGATCTTCGGCGCCGACCGGGCCGACTCCGGCCAGGTGTTCGTCGGTGCGGACGACGCGGCGGCTCGCCTCGATTCCCCCGGCGCCGCCGTCCGCGCCGGCATCGCCATGGTGACGGAAGACCGCAAGGGGCAGGGCCTGCTGCTGCGCCAGTCGATCGCGGTCAATACCACCTTGGCGACGCTGGGCGCCGTCAGCACGGCCGGCTGGATCGACCACGACGCGGAACACGCTCTGGCCGGCGACTACATCCGCAAGCTGGGCGTGCGCTCGCGCGACGGCCAGCAGGCCGTCGGCGAACTCTCCGGCGGCAACCAGCAGAAGGTCGTGATCGCGCGCTGGCTGCACCGCGACTGCCCGGTGATGCTGTTCGACGAGCCCACCCGCGGCATCGATATCGGCGCCAAGTTCGACATCTACAACGTGCTCGCCGACCTGGCGCGCCAGGGCAAGGGACTGGTCATCGTCTCGAGCGACCTGCGCGAACTGATGCTGATCTGCGACCGCATCGCCGTGATGAGCGCCGGCCGCATCGCCGACACCTTCGAGCGCGGCGCCTGGAGCCAGGACCAGCTGCTGGCAGCCGCCTTCAGCGGTTACCTGACGCAGGGCGGTGCCGCCACTTCCGATCATTCCACCGCCGCGGCCTGA
- a CDS encoding sugar ABC transporter substrate-binding protein: MNTARTRLKLIAAAVLVSALPAMPAMAQTAAKPKVALVMKSLANEFFLTMENGAKAHQKANAAKYDLIANGIKDETDTSAQIKLVEQMIVSKVNALVIAPADSKALVPVLKKAVDAGVIVVNIDNKLDDAALKEKGISVPFVGPDNRKGAKLAGDYLAKQLKAGDQVGIIEGVSTTYNAQQRTLGFQDAMKAAGAKVVGVQSGQWEIAPANTVAAAMLNANPKITALLCGNDNMAIGAVSAIKAAGKLGKVKVIGYDNINAIKPMLADGRVLATVDQFGSQQAVFGIETVLKALAEKKTQATLGGLVETKVALVTKDSK, encoded by the coding sequence TTGAATACTGCCCGCACCCGCCTGAAACTGATTGCCGCCGCCGTCCTCGTGTCCGCGCTGCCCGCCATGCCGGCCATGGCGCAAACCGCCGCCAAACCGAAAGTGGCGCTGGTGATGAAATCCCTCGCCAACGAATTCTTCCTGACGATGGAAAACGGCGCCAAGGCGCACCAGAAGGCCAACGCCGCCAAGTACGACCTGATCGCCAACGGCATCAAGGACGAAACGGATACGTCGGCCCAGATCAAGCTGGTTGAGCAGATGATCGTCTCGAAGGTGAACGCGCTGGTGATCGCGCCGGCCGATTCGAAGGCGCTGGTGCCGGTGCTGAAGAAGGCCGTGGACGCCGGCGTCATCGTCGTCAATATCGACAACAAGCTGGACGACGCGGCGCTCAAGGAAAAGGGCATTTCGGTGCCGTTCGTCGGTCCCGACAACCGCAAGGGCGCCAAGCTGGCCGGCGACTACCTGGCCAAGCAGCTCAAGGCCGGCGACCAGGTCGGCATCATCGAAGGCGTGTCGACGACCTACAACGCGCAGCAGCGCACCTTGGGCTTCCAGGACGCGATGAAGGCGGCCGGTGCCAAGGTGGTCGGCGTGCAGTCCGGCCAGTGGGAAATCGCGCCGGCCAATACGGTGGCCGCCGCCATGCTGAACGCCAATCCGAAGATCACCGCGCTCCTGTGCGGCAACGACAACATGGCGATCGGCGCCGTCTCCGCCATCAAGGCCGCTGGCAAGCTGGGCAAGGTAAAGGTGATCGGCTACGACAACATCAACGCGATCAAGCCGATGCTGGCCGATGGCCGCGTGCTGGCCACAGTCGACCAGTTCGGCTCGCAGCAGGCCGTGTTCGGCATCGAGACCGTGCTGAAGGCGCTGGCCGAGAAGAAGACCCAGGCCACGCTGGGCGGCCTGGTCGAGACCAAGGTCGCGCTGGTCACCAAGGACAGCAAGTAA
- a CDS encoding DUF4345 domain-containing protein, with protein sequence MTKKALQVVTAMLGLVPLGTGLIGLMGLSDPLYASLGIPAAPILDSNPRFLSGVWLGLGCAVLWMVPRIESQGVLIRALWGMIFLGGVGRVLSAGLAGWPPAPFIAFTALEIVGAPLFVYWQARVAMQVSGAASKRRQPSPA encoded by the coding sequence ATGACGAAAAAGGCTTTGCAGGTGGTGACGGCGATGCTGGGCCTGGTGCCGCTTGGCACCGGGCTGATCGGCTTGATGGGCTTGAGCGATCCTCTGTACGCATCGCTCGGCATTCCCGCCGCACCTATCCTCGACAGCAACCCGCGCTTCCTGAGCGGTGTCTGGCTGGGCCTCGGTTGTGCCGTGCTGTGGATGGTGCCGCGCATCGAATCGCAGGGCGTTCTGATTCGTGCCTTGTGGGGCATGATCTTCCTGGGCGGTGTCGGGCGCGTGCTGTCGGCCGGGCTGGCGGGCTGGCCGCCGGCGCCGTTCATTGCTTTCACGGCCCTGGAAATCGTCGGGGCGCCGTTGTTCGTCTATTGGCAGGCTCGGGTCGCCATGCAGGTCTCCGGCGCGGCATCGAAGCGGCGCCAGCCCAGCCCGGCGTAA
- a CDS encoding sulfurtransferase yields MNAPIQSPSPLTHLLTPAALAAQARAGALLIEVGCGTHDQYQAAHIPGALYLDTASLETPPLFNKVADPDLLDVLLGLGIRHDSTVLLYGRSTIAAARAAHLMLYAGVADVRLLDGGFARWQAEGRAGASGAVAPPARVASFGAPFPGRPDYLIDSAGARALLAREDAVLASIRTWSEHTGVTSGYSYISARGDIPGARWGRAGREGDVNSMSDYQDADGRMLPGAVIEAMWREQGIRRDLRTAFYCGTGWRAALAFYYAWLMGWPDIAVYDGGWFEWSATAEGGSRAGADRAERCSARTTAAIPR; encoded by the coding sequence GTGAACGCACCCATTCAATCGCCGTCGCCCCTGACGCATCTGTTGACCCCCGCCGCGCTGGCGGCGCAGGCCAGGGCCGGGGCGCTGCTGATCGAAGTGGGTTGCGGCACGCATGACCAGTATCAGGCCGCGCACATTCCCGGCGCCCTGTATCTCGACACCGCCTCCCTCGAGACACCACCGCTGTTCAACAAGGTAGCGGACCCGGATTTGCTGGACGTGCTGCTGGGCCTGGGCATCCGCCACGACAGCACGGTGCTGCTGTACGGGCGCAGCACCATCGCCGCGGCGCGCGCGGCGCACCTGATGCTGTACGCGGGCGTCGCGGACGTGCGCCTGCTCGATGGCGGCTTCGCGCGCTGGCAAGCCGAGGGCCGCGCTGGCGCCAGCGGCGCTGTTGCGCCGCCTGCCCGCGTCGCAAGCTTCGGCGCACCATTCCCTGGACGCCCCGACTACCTGATCGACAGCGCCGGCGCTCGCGCACTGCTGGCGCGCGAGGACGCCGTGCTGGCCAGCATCCGCACCTGGAGCGAGCACACGGGCGTCACATCCGGCTACAGCTACATCAGCGCGCGCGGCGACATTCCCGGCGCGCGCTGGGGCAGGGCGGGGCGCGAGGGTGACGTCAACAGCATGAGCGATTACCAGGATGCCGACGGCCGCATGCTGCCGGGCGCCGTGATCGAGGCGATGTGGCGCGAGCAGGGCATTCGTCGCGACCTGCGCACGGCGTTCTATTGCGGTACCGGCTGGCGTGCGGCGCTGGCGTTCTACTATGCGTGGCTGATGGGCTGGCCGGACATTGCTGTCTACGACGGCGGGTGGTTCGAGTGGAGCGCCACGGCCGAAGGAGGAAGTCGGGCCGGCGCGGATCGAGCCGAGCGGTGCAGTGCCAGGACCACGGCGGCAATACCCCGCTGA
- the pgsA gene encoding CDP-diacylglycerol--glycerol-3-phosphate 3-phosphatidyltransferase has protein sequence MPFNIPILLTWLRVALIPLVVGVFYLPPSWLPLQDRNLAATLVFIVAAVTDWFDGFLARRWNQTSAFGAFLDPVADKLMVAGALLVLVQLDRCNAIIAFIIIGREITISALREWMAQIGASKSVAVNSIGKIKTAAQMTAIPALLYYDVVLGAIDTRFWGEKLLWLASVLTVWSMLYYLQKAWPLIKEKAGTLN, from the coding sequence ATGCCATTTAACATCCCCATCCTGCTGACCTGGCTGCGCGTCGCGCTGATTCCGCTGGTCGTCGGCGTGTTCTACCTGCCGCCTTCCTGGCTGCCGCTGCAGGACCGCAACCTGGCCGCCACCCTCGTCTTCATCGTGGCCGCCGTGACCGACTGGTTCGACGGCTTCCTGGCCCGGCGCTGGAACCAGACCTCCGCGTTCGGCGCCTTCCTCGACCCGGTCGCCGACAAGCTGATGGTGGCCGGCGCGCTGCTGGTGCTGGTGCAGCTGGACCGCTGCAACGCCATCATCGCCTTCATCATCATCGGCCGCGAGATCACCATCTCGGCGCTGCGCGAGTGGATGGCGCAGATCGGCGCGTCGAAATCGGTGGCCGTCAATTCGATCGGCAAGATCAAGACGGCGGCGCAGATGACGGCCATCCCGGCGCTGCTGTATTACGACGTCGTGCTGGGCGCGATCGACACGCGCTTCTGGGGCGAGAAGCTGCTGTGGCTGGCGAGCGTACTGACGGTGTGGTCGATGCTGTATTACCTGCAGAAGGCCTGGCCGCTGATCAAGGAAAAGGCTGGAACTTTGAACTGA